In Pseudoliparis swirei isolate HS2019 ecotype Mariana Trench chromosome 2, NWPU_hadal_v1, whole genome shotgun sequence, the following are encoded in one genomic region:
- the tbr1b gene encoding T-box brain protein 1b — MQVENCISPATDLSKKFMNVGSGFSSSDGSDLSLQDHPIISASDNLERSSPLKKNSREMTNQSEADNFPDSKDASGDVQRGKLSPGLQGVSDIRHNFDGSAGERCIFSPSIQPQSVSAAPSVMFPYPTQHGPAHPAFSIGSPSRYMAHHPVITNGAYNSLLTNTSPQGYPAASYPYAQQYGHTYQGGAFYQFSTAQAGLVPGKAQVYLCNRALWLKFHRHQTEMIITKQGRRMFPFLSFNISGLDPTAHYNIFVDVILADPNHWRFQGGKWVPCGKADTNVTGNRVYMHPDSPNTGAHWMRQEISFGKLKLTNNKGASNNTGQMVVLQSLHKYQPRLHVVEVNEDGTEDTSQPGRVQTFTFTETQFIAVTAYQNTDITQLKIDHNPFAKGFRDNYDTVYTGCDIDRLTPSPGDSPRSQIVPGARYAMPSSFLQDQFVSTYAKSRFHPGVGTGPGTERSVPLGHSLLSPQQTDEPSVATPPQRWFVTPANNRLDFAASAYDAADFAGNAATLLSYAAAGVKALPLPTAGCSNRALGYYADPSGWGGRTPPQYCGVNNKSSSVFSCWPANSIGGRACTNYLAEEGDSLTTERSPIGGSDETKPKDMTSESSWIETPSSIKSIDSSDSGIFEQAKRRRISPSATPVSETVSPLKSELLAPRECEKNGIKDIGYYSFYPHS; from the exons ATGCAGGTCGAGAATTGCATCTCGCCAGCGACTGATCTCTCCAAGAAATTTATGAATGTGGGCAGTGGCTTTTCGAGCTCCGATGGATCAGATCTTTCGTTGCAGGACCATCCTATTATATCTGCAAGTGACAACCTGGAGAGAAGTTCACCTCTGAAAAAAAACTCTAGGGAGATGACGAATCAGTCAGAGGCAGACAATTTCCCTGACTCCAAGGACGCATCGGGGGACGTCCAGAGGGGCAAACTCTCTCCTGGTCTTCAAGGAGTCTCTGACATCCGTCATAATTTCGATGGATCTGCAGGAGAAAGGTGCATCTTTTCTCCATCTATCCAGCCACAGTCAGTTTCAGCAGCTCCCAGTGTCATGTTCCCTTACCCGACCCAGCATGGACCAGCGCACCCGGCTTTTTCTATTGGAAGTCCCAGCCGTTATATGGCCCATCACCCGGTCATAACTAACGGAGCTTACAACAGCCTTCTGACCAACACTTCTCCTCAAGGCTACCCGGCAGCGAGCTACCCTTACGCGCAACAGTATGGACACACTTACCAAGGAGGGGCTTTTTACCAGTTCTCCACGGCGCAAGCAGGACTGGTTCCGGGGAAAGCGCAGGTGTATCTGTGCAACAGGGCCCTGTGGCTGAAGTTTCACCGGCACCAAACAGAGATGATCATCACAAAGCAAGGACG ACGAATGTTCCCATTTTTAAGCTTCAACATTTCTGGCCTTGACCCAACCGCTCACTACAATATATTTGTGGATGTAATACTTGCTGATCCAAATCACTGGCGATTTCAAGGAGGCAAGTGGGTGCCATGTGGAAAAGCAGACACAAATGTAACAG GAAATAGGGTTTATATGCACCCGGACTCACCAAATACCGGAGCGCACTGGATGCGTCAAGAAATATCATTTGGAAAGCTAAAGCTTACGAACAACAAAGGTGCCTCCAACAACACAGGACAG ATGGTCGTCCTCCAGTCTCTCCACAAGTACCAGCCCAGGCTCCATGTGGTGGAAGTGAACGAGGATGGGACAGAGGACACCAGTCAACCGGGAAGAGTCCAGACTTTCACTTTCACAGAAACGCAATTCATCGCCGTCACAGCGTACCAGAATACAGAC ATTACGCAACTAAAAATCGACCACAATCCGTTTGCTAAAGGATTCCGGGACAACTACGACAC tGTCTACACAGGCTGCGACATTGACCGCCTAACTCCATCACCGGGTGACTCTCCGCGTTCACAGATCGTGCCGGGTGCGAGATATGCCATGCCTAGCTCTTTCCTGCAGGACCAATTTGTCAGCACTTATGCCAAATCTCGCTTTCACCCTGGCGTGGGGACTGGTCCTGGCACGGAGCGCAGCGTCCCACTCGGCCACAGCTTGCTGTCCCCGCAGCAAACCGACGAGCCCAGTGTTGCCACCCCCCCGCAGCGATGGTTTGTCACCCCTGCCAACAACCGACTGGACTTTGCTGCCTCGGCATACGACGCCGCTGATTTCGCCGGTAACGCGGCCACCTTGCTGTCCTACGCAGCGGCCGGAGTGAAGGCTCTTCCCCTGCCGACTGCAGGCTGCTCCAACCGGGCTCTTGGCTATTACGCAGACCCGTCAGGCTGGGGAGGACGCACACCGCCGCAGTACTGCGGCGTAAACAACAAATCCAGCTCGGTCTTTTCCTGCTGGCCCGCTAACTCTATCGGGGGCCGAGCATGTACCAACTACCTGGCCGAGGAAGGAGACTCCCTCACGACAGAGAGGTCGCCGATCGGCGGCTCGGACGAGACCAAACCCAAAGACATGACATCAGAGTCGAGCTGGATAGAGACACCGTCCTCCATTAAGTCCATTGATTCGAGCGATTCTGGTATCTTTGAACAGGCCAAACGGAGAAGAATCTCACCTTCTGCCACGCCGGTTTCAGAGACAGTGTCCCCGTTAAAATCTGAGCTGCTGGCACCGAGAGAGTGTGAGAAAAACGGCATAAAGGACATTGGTTATTACAGTTTCTATCCTCACAGTTAA